A DNA window from Setaria viridis chromosome 2, Setaria_viridis_v4.0, whole genome shotgun sequence contains the following coding sequences:
- the LOC117844809 gene encoding MND1-interacting protein 1 translates to MAGQPRDRGSRASRKGRSARAGPAAAPPPASDPDPAAGEDAAPWLRATADELEERLLKRLDEAYAAALARLADLGHSEEASLEAVLRAGHCYGKLNDPVSNIVANARTYLSDPGHAGGGGFADLRRLEEYSLAGLVCLLQSSRPTLTRAEALWCLLSSDLRLEEAIAIGCSLNGKPVPAAAPAESEELPPPVAETPQRGHIHYNNTTAAAAQDPALFDPETFMRLAIHQGPAAATMSCLKAAGWSRSSGAAVEGQPKESFAKKLSTEELIESVVVELEALDIDKKDPTDPNPDPKNQMVRDLIKQTREMEAQLKERREWAQGKAIQAARKLGADLTELRVLRMEHDENQRRKKEKQVMEDDTIKRLAHLENELKKKSGQLDRSNATVQRLEMENAEIRAEMEAAKLSASETERQCQGLLRKEKKDTKKLEVWERQKAKLKEDIAECKTKITQAERELSEVKKAIKNMEIKIREDTRAKEENVALLEEERRKKEAAKADSDRRLEELRRKKEVESQCYKDDLRRLQDELNRLQKSTGTNQPAVASTNPPGMTNRSTARTSKQQPIQRPPAASNRPLPQPAQKPSRRRDCVVCKKEAAVVILLQCAHQVLCVGCNKLQEDKGVVRCPSCSAKIEERIRVFGASTN, encoded by the exons ATGGCGGGACAACCCCGCGACCGCGGGAGCCGCGCGTCCCGGAAGGGCCGCTCCGCTCGCgcgggccccgcggcggcgcccccgccggcctccgATCCCGATCCAGCCGCGGGTGAGGACGCGGCGCCGTGGCTCCGCGCCACGGCGGACGAGCTGGAGGAGCGCCTTCTCAAGAGGCTGGACGAGGCgtacgcggcggcgctggcccgACTCGCCGACCTCGGCCACAGCGAGGAAGCGTCGCTTGAGGCCGTCCTCCGCGCGGGCCACTGCTACGGCAAGCTCAACGACCCCGTCTCCAACATCGTCGCCAACGCCCGCACCTACCTCTCCGACCCCGGCcacgccggcgggggcggatTCGCCGACCTCCGGCGCCTCGAGGAGTACTCCCTCGCGGGGCTCGTCTGCCTCCTCCAGAGCAGCCGCCCCACCCTCACCCGCGCCGAAGCCTTGTGGTGCCTCCTCTCTAGCGACCTGCGCCTCGAGGAGGCGATCGCCATAGGCTGCTCCCTCAATGGTAAGCCCGtacctgctgctgcccctgctgAGAGTGAGGAGCTCCCCCCGCCCGTGGCCGAGACCCCACAGCGTGGACACATCCACTACAATAACACCACAGCCGCGGCAGCTCAGGACCCCGCTCTTTTTGACCCGGAAACCTTCATGAGACTCGCGATACACCAGGGTCCTGCTGCTGCGACCATGTCCTGCCTCAAGGCCGCTGGTTGGTCACGGTCCAGCGGTGCTGCAGTGGAAGGGCAACCCAAGGAGTCCTTTGCCAAGAAGCTGTCGACTGAGGAGCTCATTGAGTCTGTTGTTGTGGAGCTTGAAGCACTGGACATTGACAAGAAGGATCCAACAGATCCAAACCCTGATCCAAAGAATCAGATGGTGCGTGACCTCATTAAGCAGACAAGAGAGATGGAGGCGCAGCTCAAGGAGCGAAGGGAATGGGCACAGGGAAAGGCTATACAGGCTGCTCGCAAGCTTGGTGCTGATCTCACTGAGCTGCGTGTGCTGCGAATGGAACATGATGAGAACCAGCGGCGTAAGAAGGAAAAGCAGGTGATGGAGGATGACACAATAAAGCGCCTTGCTCACCTGGAGAATGAGCTGAAGAAAAAGAGTGGGCAGCTTGACCGGAGTAATGCAACAGTTCAGAGGCTGGAAATGGAAAATGCAGAGATACGTGCAGAGATGGAAGCTGCAAAGCTGAGTGCATCGGAGACTGAAAGACAATGCCAGGGTCTGttaaggaaagagaagaaggacaCCAAAAAGCTTGAGGTCTGGGAGCGCCAGAAAGCGAAGCTCAAGGAGGACATTGCTGAATGCAAGACAAAGATTACACAGGCTGAGAGGGAGCTTTCTGAGGTCAAGAAGGCAATAAAAAACATGGAG ATCAAGATAAGAGAGGACACAAGGGCCAAAGAAGAAAACGTGGCACTTTTGGAAGAGGAGCGCAGGAAGAAGGAAGCTGCGAAAGCAGACTCTGATCGCCGACTCGAAGAGCTTCGTCGGAAGAAAGAAGTTGAATCCCAGTGCTACAAGGATGACCTCCGGAGGCTTCAAGACGAATTGAACCGTCTGCAGAAGTCGACAGGCACAAATCAACCAGCTGTCGCATCAACCAACCCTCCTGGCATGACTAACCGAAGCACAGCACGGACGTCAAAGCAGCAGCCCATCCAGAGGCCACCAGCCGCATCCAACCGCCCACTACCACAGCCAGCCCAGAagccaagccgccgccgggACTGTGTTGTTTGCAagaaggaggcggcggtcgTGATCCTGCTCCAGTGCGCACACCAGGTCCTATGCGTTGGCTGCAACAAGCTGCAGGAGGATAAAGGCGTGGTTCGCTGCCCCAGCTGCAGCGCCAAGATTGAAGAGAGGATCAGGGTTTTTGGTGCGAGTACCAACTGA